The sequence below is a genomic window from Solirubrobacterales bacterium.
CTTCCGGTGTCACTTTCCGGCGAGGAGACCGGTCAGGCCGAGATCACCCGGGCCTTCTGCTCCGAGCTCGAAGGGGAAGTCGACGTTCCGGTCGCGGTGTGGGACGAACGTTTCACCACCCGGATGGCAGCCCGGACCCGTCGGGCCGGGGCGGGGGCGGCCGAAGACTCGATTGCCGCCGCCCATCTGCTCGAGAGTTATCTGGCCGCACAGGCAGGAGAGGGGAGCCCATGACCGACCGGTGGTTTGATGACCTGCCGGAACACGACCCGGAGGACCCGGAGGCGGTGGAACGGGCGCTGCGCCGTCAGGAACGGGCGGCAAAGCGGGCCGGCAGTTCACGCCGGGCCTCGGGGCGCAAGGACCACGAGCCGGTCCGGGACCGGAGCGATCGAAGGCCGTATGGACGGCGGCCACATCCTGCCCGGGCTGACCGTTCAAATCGGGCCCGGCTGATCGGCCTCGGCCTGGCCGGACTGGTGGCGATCGCGATCATCTGGTTCTGTTTCGCGCTTTTTCAGCCGTTCGCCGGGAACGGTGAGGGCGACCCGTTCGAAGTGACGATCCCGCCGGGCAGCAGCGTCGGTGACATCGGCCGCCTCCTGGCCGACGAAGGGGTGGTGTCAAACGGGGCGATGTTCGAGATTCGGGCAACCCTGAGTGGCCGGCGCGGGTCGCTGAGCGAGGGCAGCCATGCCTTCCGTCGAAACATGTCGTACTCCGCGGCACTCGACGAGATGGAAAAGACCACCGCAAAGAAGACGATCACGGTGGCCATCCCGGAAGGCCTGAGCCGAAGCGAAACGGCCGAGACCGTAGCCGCCGCCGGCCTGTCCGGCGACTACATGAAGGCAACGGTCAGCTCGCCCGACTTCAACCCCCGCCGGTACGGGGCCCCGAAGGACGTCAAGAGCCTCGAGGGTTTCCTCTTCCCGGCCACATACGAGCTCAAGCCGAACGCCACCGTCGATGCGCTGGTGGAGGAGCAGCTCAAGGCATTTTCCGACAACTTCGCCACGGTCGACATGAAGTACGCCCGGAAGAAGAACCTCACCGCGTACGACGTCCTGACGATCGCCTCGATGATCGAACGCGAGGTGGCGGTCCCGAAGGAGCGCAGAATGGTGGCTGCGGTGATCTACAACCGCCTGAAGATGGGCGAACCGCTGTTCATCGATGCGACCATCCGTTACGCCACCGGCAACTGGCAGAAGCCGCTGACCGAGTCCGAGCTGGCCGTCGATTCGCCCTACAACACCCGGACCAGCCAGGGCCTTCCTCCGGGCCCGATCGGGAGCCCCGGTCTGGCCGCGATCAAGGCTGCCGCGAATCCGGCCCGGACCGACGCCTGGCTCTACGTGGTCAAGCCCGGCACCTGTGGCGAGCACGTCTTCTCTTCTTCGCTTGAGGAACACAACCGCAACGTCGAGGCCTATCAGCAGGCGCAGGAGGAGGCCGGCGGCTCGCCGACCGAGTGCCCCTGATGAAACGGCTGGCGGTTCTCGGATATCCGGTCGGGCATTCACGCTCCCCGGCGATGCAGAACGCGGCCCTGGCATTCCTCGGACTCGACCGGGAGTGGTCGTACGAGGCGGTCGCGGTCGAACCCGCCCGGTTCGTCGAACTGGTGCGCGGGATGGAAGCGGACGGCTTCGTCGGGGCCAACGTGACCGTTCCCCACAAGCAGGCGGCACTCGAACTGGCTGACGAAGCAACACCGGTTGCAGCCGCGATCGGGGCGGCAAACACCCTGACCCTGGCCGGCGGGCGGATCCTGGCCGAGAACACCGACGCGCCGGGTGTGATCGACGCCCTGCCCGGCAGCCCCGCCGGCAAGCGGGTCCTGCTGCTCGGTGCCGGTGGTGCGGCGCGGGCGGTGCTCTGGGCCCTGCTCGGCGCCGGGGCCGAGGTGGATGTCTGGAACCGGACCGCGGACCGGGCCGAGGCGCTGGTCGCCGAGCTCGGTGGAAGGGCGGTGAGCGGCACCGGGATCCGGGGTCCGGAGTACGACCTGATCTTCAACTCCTCGGCGGCCGGACTCGACGGTTCGGACTCTTTTCGCGAGCTGCCGCTCGACCCGGGGTGCATTGCTCCGGGTCGGATCGTGGTCGACATGGTCTACGGCGAACGGGAAACCTCCCTGATCACCGCCGCCCGGAAGGCCGGGGCGGAGGTGGTCGACGGCCTCGAGATTCTGGTCAGGCAGGGGGC
It includes:
- the ruvX gene encoding Holliday junction resolvase RuvX, yielding MRVLALDYGTARIGCAVSDPTGTLTTPIPVIEPPEVSAVARLAREREVERIVVGLPVSLSGEETGQAEITRAFCSELEGEVDVPVAVWDERFTTRMAARTRRAGAGAAEDSIAAAHLLESYLAAQAGEGSP
- the mltG gene encoding endolytic transglycosylase MltG, whose protein sequence is MTDRWFDDLPEHDPEDPEAVERALRRQERAAKRAGSSRRASGRKDHEPVRDRSDRRPYGRRPHPARADRSNRARLIGLGLAGLVAIAIIWFCFALFQPFAGNGEGDPFEVTIPPGSSVGDIGRLLADEGVVSNGAMFEIRATLSGRRGSLSEGSHAFRRNMSYSAALDEMEKTTAKKTITVAIPEGLSRSETAETVAAAGLSGDYMKATVSSPDFNPRRYGAPKDVKSLEGFLFPATYELKPNATVDALVEEQLKAFSDNFATVDMKYARKKNLTAYDVLTIASMIEREVAVPKERRMVAAVIYNRLKMGEPLFIDATIRYATGNWQKPLTESELAVDSPYNTRTSQGLPPGPIGSPGLAAIKAAANPARTDAWLYVVKPGTCGEHVFSSSLEEHNRNVEAYQQAQEEAGGSPTECP
- the aroE gene encoding shikimate dehydrogenase produces the protein MKRLAVLGYPVGHSRSPAMQNAALAFLGLDREWSYEAVAVEPARFVELVRGMEADGFVGANVTVPHKQAALELADEATPVAAAIGAANTLTLAGGRILAENTDAPGVIDALPGSPAGKRVLLLGAGGAARAVLWALLGAGAEVDVWNRTADRAEALVAELGGRAVSGTGIRGPEYDLIFNSSAAGLDGSDSFRELPLDPGCIAPGRIVVDMVYGERETSLITAARKAGAEVVDGLEILVRQGARSLEIWTGEKPPLEVMRAAARSV